GATTATCTTAGGGGAAGGAATTTTACTCAAAAAGGTAATGTGACAGCCTACGGTAAAAGGAAATAAAAATTCAAAAGCACATCCATAGGTATGAGCCAAAGGTAAAAATGAAACGATATTGTCTCCCTTTTTCATAATTTTGTGGTTTTGAGCGTAAAGGACATTTGCCATCAGACTATTATGCAGCAACATAACCCCTTTTGAAAAACCCGTAGTCCCTGAAGTATAAAATATGGCTGCAAGCTCATCGTTACGAATTTCATTAAAAGAAAATTTCTTCAGCGTAAGTTGATGACCATACTTATCTAAAAAATGGGTTTCTGCTTCCTGGATTATTTGAACAGCGTTTTTCTTCTTATGATAGAGTAATGTAAAATTCGTAAGTGAAAATATTGCTTCTAAATTTTGCATTTTGGTTTCGTCAAGTTTTTCATAAATTACATTAGAAGAAAAGAGGAAAACCGAATCTGAATGATTAACAATATGATGCATATCGTTTAAACTGAAATCAGGTAATATAGGAACAATCACCGCTCCATAAGTAATGGCCGCTAAATAAACTATTGCCCAATTTAAGCTGTTTTTTCCTATCAGTGCGATTTTATCTCCTTTTTTTATATGGCTTTTGCGAAAAATATAGTGCAGATAAATAATTCTTTCTGCTACTTTGCCATAACTCAAACTTTGACCATGATAATCAGAAAGCGCTGATAAATCCCAGTTTTCCCTGATACTTTTTTCAATATGTTTAACCAGATTCTCTTTTAACATAAATTTATTTTATTTAATAAAATTACAAAGTAAACCAACAATGCATTGTAAGCCAAAGTTTAGAGATAAAAGTGTCGGTGTATGTGAAGAAGTGTGAAGCGTTTGAATAAAGCGTAGCGAGCCGTATGTGCTGTGCTCTGCGATGCGGTGACATTCATTTTTGCAATCTTTTAATTTCCTGTTCAATTTCTGGAATGATCTCTGTGTTGTGTATTTTCTTTTTTCCGCCCTCTTTTATGGATATAACATAAAATACTTTACCACCATATTTTTCAGTAAATTTCTTATGAGTGACTTCCTGGATGGAATGTTCTTTAAATATTTGAGGAATGTGTGAAACATCTCCAACAGGTTTAATCTGAAGTCCAATATATTTATCTCGTATCTTGATGAAAAAATCTACATTGTACAATCTATCCCATTCATCAGGTGCAGGTTGTATATTCATCTTTAAAATCCGTTCTAATTGTCCATAAATAGTCTTTATCTCGGTCATATATCCATCAAATATCCTGTCTATTACCATGTTAAACATATATCCAATACAATCCTCCTCTGTAATCTCGTCAACCTCAGCCGCAATCACTTCAGTGATTTTTATATATAATCTGCGCCCTAACCCTTCAATGTGTTCTTTTGTTCTGACGTTTCGAAAGTAATACTCATTCCATTCCTCTATTGTTTTTGGGGCGCATTTTCTGATTTCCTCTGAAACCGCTCCAACATTGCGTTTGAAATTTAGCTGAAAACGATTCATTGCACTGTTCAATATCCATTCTTTTGCCATTGTTTCTCCGTCCCATATTTTAAAAATTTTGATTTATATTTATATTCCATAAACGTATCCACATCTACTAAACCATTTTTTATGAGATGAGCATTTAAGAAAGTTTTGTTCCACAGATAAAGATAGCAAAGCAAGTTATTTTTCTCATCGT
This Deltaproteobacteria bacterium DNA region includes the following protein-coding sequences:
- a CDS encoding MjaI family restriction endonuclease, encoding MAKEWILNSAMNRFQLNFKRNVGAVSEEIRKCAPKTIEEWNEYYFRNVRTKEHIEGLGRRLYIKITEVIAAEVDEITEEDCIGYMFNMVIDRIFDGYMTEIKTIYGQLERILKMNIQPAPDEWDRLYNVDFFIKIRDKYIGLQIKPVGDVSHIPQIFKEHSIQEVTHKKFTEKYGGKVFYVISIKEGGKKKIHNTEIIPEIEQEIKRLQK